In Brassica rapa cultivar Chiifu-401-42 chromosome A06, CAAS_Brap_v3.01, whole genome shotgun sequence, a single window of DNA contains:
- the LOC103873323 gene encoding zinc finger protein ZAT8-like, with protein sequence MVARSENLDRTVEGTAGNNEKLERTVEDKAANCLMLLSRIGENGGGGRESRVYRCKTCMKEFSSFQSLGGHRASHNKHVNNSSSDEQSSLSSGSIAKTKRKTTNTTRSHPCPICDVDFPIGQALGGHMRKHRNEEEASGALVTRSFFPEAATSMITTLKKSSSGKRVACFDLGPDSVESSINLNLELGSSMY encoded by the coding sequence ATGGTTGCAAGAAGTGAGAATCTTGATCGGACTGTGGAAGGTACGGCGGGAAATAACGAAAAACTTGAGAGGACGGTGGAAGATAAGGCGGCGAACTGTCTGATGCTGTTATCAAGAATTGGAGAAAACGGCGGAGGAGGCCGAGAGAGTCGTGTTTACAGATGCAAAACGTGTATGAAAGAGTTCTCatcgttccaatctttaggaGGCCATCGCGCAAGCCACAATAAACACGTTAACAACAGCAGCAGCGACGAACAGTCGTCACTTTCTTCGGGATCCATCGCTAAGACCAAGAGGAAGACCACGAACACAACAAGGTCGCATCCTTGTCCGATATGTGACGTGGATTTTCCGATAGGACAGGCTCTTGGTGGTCACATGAGGAAGCATAGGAACGAGGAAGAGGCTAGCGGCGCGTTGGTTACACGCTCTTTTTTCCCTGAGGCGGCGACTTCGATGATTACGACATTGAAGAAATCGAGTAGTGGGAAAAGAGTTGCGTGTTTTGACTTGGGGCCAGATTCTGTGGAGAGTAGCATCAATTTGAACTTGGAATTAGGAAGTAGCATGTACTGA
- the LOC117126078 gene encoding uncharacterized protein LOC117126078 — protein sequence MNSPRVPPPMPPGATGPASMPPGATGPASMPPGATGPASNRAASSSRSNSYPRMTLNAMLNSPARLAQPHLHPDKINGALWFGIDPCVNSFIRATWQAYYMGPWKSWRTVPDERRESWWQTFVQNFYWDPEFNDLVYGLWKKETWTTIGERISKKKRQHKKPKYINEADWTLLLEYWATEAAKKKSKKAAKSRKSDPVGKGCHKHNAGPRSFARIEYNMMVASGTNERPSFTDLVRATHTRPDGTFVDYRAEELVTQAEMEATQLSNTDGSPGSPKLLKNVNAKGKRGHVYGLGSAQYREQAPSSRVPNGLARNLELEMRVGGLETSLQSVREDVSEVKQDVSEMKQEFASTRDAINQLLQMLRPPQAPTEQTYAQPQVPTPQP from the exons ATGAACTCACCAAGAGTACCTCCTCCTATGCCTCCTGGTGCTACTGGACCGGCTTCTATGCCTCCTGGTGCTACTGGACCGGCTTCTATGCCTCCTGGTGCTACTGGACCGGCTTCGAACCGTGCTGCTTCCTCTTCTCGTTCCAATAGCTACCCGCGGATGACTCTCAATGCCATGCTCAATTCACCTGCTAGGCTAGCACAGCCTCATCTCCATCCAGATAAAATCAATGGAGCTTTATG GTTTGGTATTGACCCATGTGTCAACTCTTTCATTCGGGCAACTTGGCAAGCGTACTACATGGGGCCTTGGAAGAGTTGGAGGACGGTTCCTGATGAaaggagggaatcatggtggcAAACCTTTGTG cAAAATTTCTATTGGGACCCTGAGTTTAATGACTTAGTCTACGGTCTTTGGAAGAAAGAAACGTGGACAACCATTGGTGAAAGGATAAGCAAGAAGAAGAGGCAACATAAGAAGCCAAAGTACATCAATGAAGCTGACTGGACTCTCCTGTTAGAGTATTGGGCGACCGAGGCAGCTAAAAAGAAGAGCAAGAAGGCTGCAAAATCTCGCAAGTCTGATCCTGTGGGTAAAGGCTGCCACAAGCATAATGCAGGACCTCGGTCTTTTGCAAGGATTGAGTATAACATG ATGGTGGCTTCTGGTACTAATGAGAGGCCATCATTCACCGACCTAGTTAGGGCGACACACACCAGACCAGATGGAACTTTTGTGGACTACCGTGCTGAAGAGTTGGTTACTCAAGCCGAGATGGAAGCCACACAACTCTCTAACACTGACGGATCACCCGGGAGTCCAA AGCTGCTTAAGAATGTG AATGCTAAGGGTAAGAGGGGGCATGTTTATGGACTCGGCAGTGCCCAATACAGGGAGCAAGCACCTTCTTCACGCGTCCCTAATGGTCTTGCGCGCAACCTGGAGCTGGAGATGCGGGTGGGAGGTCTTGAGACAAGCCTCCAAAGTGTGAGGGAGGACGTGTCTGAGGTGAAGCAGGATGTGTCCGAGATGAAGCAGGAGTTTGCATCAACAAGAGATGCAATCAATCAGCTCCTCCAAATGCTTCGTCCCCCACAAGCACCTACTGAACAGACTTATGCTCAGCCCCAAGTCCCAACTCCTCAGCCCTAA
- the LOC103847822 gene encoding uncharacterized protein LOC103847822 isoform X2: MMLITAVHAELLEDVICVFFNCGPRYNLLLAFPAVTEHADPEPPTLLVDNFGGEWVWDRLGLLKDPGSPNYDTRRQDTGCESHCCGLCDDFSSDSFDDFKAHFDSPQHADKMHEYLSYLAGRFNRVLENFESAVRLEESYLAKVEAKRREFVTWFGLYDSDDEDDTPKPQKAIQKEPLDEA; encoded by the exons ATGATGCTCATAACTGCCGTCCATGCCGAGCTATTGGAAGATGTCATTTGCGTGTTTTTTAATTGTGGCCCCCGTTACAATCTTCTGCTGGCTTTTCCAGCCGTTACCGAACATGCAGACCCAGAGCCTCCAACCCTACTAGTCGACAACTTTGGTGGAGAGTGGGTCTGGGATAGGCTTGGCTTACTGAAAG ATCCAGGGTCTCCCAACTATGATACCAGAAGACAGGACACAGGCTGTGAATCGCATTGTTGCGGATTATGCGACGATTTTTCTTCCGACAGCTTTGATGATTTCAAAGCCCACTTCGACAGTCCCCAACATGCAGATAAG ATGCATGAGTATCTTAGTTACCTTGCGGGGAGGTTTAATCGGGTCTTAGAAAATTTTGAGTCCGCCGTTAGGCTTGAAGAG TCTTATCTTGCAAAAGTGGAGGCAAAAAGGCGAGAGTTTGTAACGTGGTTCGGCTTGTATGATtctgatgatgaggatgatacTCCCAAGCCTCAGAAGGCAA TCCAAAAGGAGCCGCTTGACGAAGCCTAA
- the LOC103847822 gene encoding zinc finger protein ZAT8 isoform X1: MVARSENLDRTVENRAQDSKKLDRTVEGTAGNNEKLDRTVEGKAANCLMLLSRIGENGGGGRESRVYRCKTCMKEFSSFQSLGGHRASHNKHVDNSSSDEQSSLFSGSIAKTKRKTTNTTRSHRCPICGVEFPIGQALGGHMRKHRNEEEASGALVTRSFFPEAATSMITTLKKSSSGKRVACFDLGPDSVESSINLNLELGSSMY; encoded by the coding sequence ATGGTTGCAAGAAGTGAGAATCTTGATCGGACGGTGGAAAATAGAGCGCAGGATAGCAAGAAACTTGATCGGACTGTGGAAGGTACGGCGGGGAATAACGAGAAACTTGATCGGACGGTGGAAGGTAAGGCGGCGAACTGTCTGATGCTGTTATCAAGAATTGGGGAAAACGGCGGAGGAGGCCGAGAGAGTCGTGTTTACAGATGCAAAACGTGTATGAAAGAGTTCTCatcgttccaatctttaggaGGCCATCGCGCAAGCCACAATAAACACGTTGACAACAGCAGCAGCGACGAACAGTCGTCACTTTTTTCGGGATCCATCGCTAAGACCAAGAGGAAGACCACGAACACAACAAGGTCGCATCGTTGTCCGATATGTGGCGTGGAGTTTCCGATAGGACAGGCTCTTGGTGGTCACATGAGGAAGCATAGGAACGAGGAAGAGGCTAGCGGCGCGTTGGTTACACGCTCTTTTTTCCCTGAGGCGGCGACTTCGATGATTACGACATTGAAGAAATCGAGTAGTGGGAAAAGAGTTGCGTGTTTTGACTTGGGGCCAGATTCTGTGGAGAGTAGCATCAATTTGAACTTGGAGTTAGGAAGTAGCATGTACTGA
- the BRAB-1 gene encoding ras-related protein RABE1c, protein MAAPPARARADYDYLIKLLLIGDSGVGKSCLLLRFSDGSFTTSFITTIGIDFKIRTIELDGKRIKLQIWDTAGQERFRTITTAYYRGAMGILLVYDVTDESSFNNIRNWIRNIEQHASDNVNKILVGNKADMDESKRAVPTAKGQALADEYGIKFFETSAKTNLNVEEVFFSIGRDIKQRLSDTDSRAEPATIRISQTDQAAGAAQATQKSACCGS, encoded by the exons ATGGCTGCTCCACCTGCTAGGGCCAGAGCTGATTACGACTATCTCATCAAGCTTCTTCTGATCGGAGATAGCG GTGTGGGTAAGAGTTGTCTGCTTCTACGTTTCTCTGATGGCTCCTTCACCACTAGCTTCATCACCACCATTGG CATTGACTTTAAGATCAGAACCATTGAGCTTGATGGCAAACGTATCAAGCTCCAGATTTGGGACACTGCTGGTCAAGAACGTTTCCGCACCATCACCACCG CTTATTACCGTGGGGCGATGGGCATTTTGTTGGTCTATGATGTCACTGACGAGTCCTCCTTCAACA ACATTAGGAACTGGATTCGTAATATTGAACAGCATGCGTCAGATAATGTTAACAAGATCTTGGTTGGGAACAAGGCTGACATGGACGAAAGCAAGAGG GCGGTTCCTACAGCAAAGGGTCAGGCTCTTGCTGATGAGTACGGAATTAAGTTCTTTGAAACT AGTGCTAAGACAAACCTAAACGTGGAAGAAGTTTTCTTCTCCATCGGGAGGGACATAAAGCAGAGGCTTTCTGACACTGACTCCAGGGCTGAG CCTGCGACGATCAGGATAAGCCAAACTGACCAGGCAGCTGGAGCTGCGCAGGCCACACAGAAGTCTGCATGCTGTGGAAGTTAA
- the LOC103873393 gene encoding 40S ribosomal protein S15a-1-like, with product MVRISVLNDALKSMYNAEKRGKRQVMIRLSSKVIIKFLIIVMQKHSYIGEFEYVDDHRSRKIVVELNGRLNKCGVISPRFDVGVKEIEGWTARLLPSRQFGYIVLTTSAGIMDHEEARRKNVGGKFLAFFTDAAASRLLV from the exons ATGGTGAGAATCAGTGTCCTAAACGACGCTCTGAAGAGCATGTACAATGCGGAGAAGAGGGGAAAGAGGCAGGTTATGATCAGGCTTTCTTCCAAAGTCATCATCAAGTTCCTAATTATCGTCATGCAAAAGCACA GTTACATTGGGGAGTTTGAGTATGTTGATGACCACAGGTCTCGTAAGATCGTCGTTGAGCTTAATGGAAGGCTGAACAAGTGTGGTGTTATCAGTCCTCGTTTTGATGTTGGTGTCAAGGAGATTGAGGGTTGGACCGCTCGTCTTCTTCCTTCCCGTCAG TTTGGTTACATTGTCCTGACTACATCTGCTGGAATCATGGATCACGAAGAAGCAAGGAGAAAGAATGTGGGTGGCAAGTTCTTGGCTTTTTTTACTGATGCAGCAGCTTCACGACTTCTTGTTTAA